The nucleotide sequence GTAAACAAGCGTTTACCTTTTTGCCCCAAATCTTACCATGAACTTAACCTACTTATGCTATGGTATGGTTCAAAGATAGAATTTAAATTTTGAATGCTTGACAGACTTTTCCCACTTTTGGATAAAGTGAAATGTTAATCCGATAAACGACATAAAACAACCTATAACCTAAGACTTATTAACAGTCTAGTAGGCTCTTTCGGGATTGCCTTCGTAAAAGTTTATGTAAGCCCGATTTACGACACGGTTTCCTCCCGCTGTAGGATAATCACCCGTGAAATACCAGTCACCCAGATTTTTAGGACAAGCCTTGTGAAGATCGTCTACAGATTGGAATATGAGTTTTACTTTGGCTTTGATCGACTCATCACTCAACAATTCGGCGATCTTATCAGAAATTTCTTCATCCGAAAAAGGGGCGTAGAGTTCTTTTACATGGTTCACCACTTCACGATCCTCCATTTCGGTTTGCTGCTTACACTTGTTGTAAATTTCTTCAACGATGGCATATGTCCCTCTATCCTTGTGCAGTTCCAACGCTGCTCTGAATGCGATAAGCGCTTCCAGTCTCGCCATATCAATTCCGTAGCAATCGGGATAGCGAATTTGTGGTGCCGAAGATACCACTACGATCTGCTTTGGGCTCAAACGATCGAGCATTTTTAAGATACTTTTCTTTAAAGTCGTTCCTCGAACGATACTGTCGTCTATGATCACCAGGTTATCCTCCGGCTTTACAACGCCATAAGTAACATCATACACATGGGCAACCAGATCATCCCGACTGCTGTCTTCGGTTATAAAAGTGCGAAGTTTCACATCCTTGATCGCGATCTTTTCAGTACGGATCTTATGTTCCTGAATTTGCAATAGTCGCTCTGTGGTTAGGGTCTCTTTTTCTTTAAGAATGGCCTCATTCTTTTGTTTGTTCAGCTCGTTCTGAGCTGCATCAAGCATCCCGTAGAAAGAGGTTTCAGCGGTATTTGGAATAAATGAAAATACTGTATTTTCGGTGTCGTGATCTATGGCTTTTAAAACTTTAGGCATTACCAATCGCCCCAGTTCTTTACGTTCTTGATAGATCTCGGCATCGCTTCCGCGGGAAAAATAAATACGCTCAAATGAACAGGATTTACGCTCCAATGGAGGCAAGATCTCCGACGACTGCAATTCGCCGCTTTTTTTAATGATCACAGCGTGTCCCGGATCAATTTCGTGTACCGATTGGAATGGGACATTAAAGACAGTTTGTATCGCAGGTCTTTCCGAAGCGATCACGATCACTTCGTCATCCTTATAATAGTAGGCCGGACGAATTCCTGCCGGGTCGCGTAACACAAAGGCATCTCCATGACCCAGTAAACCCGCCATAGCATAGCCGCCATCCCAGTCTTTAGCCGATTTACGAAGTATCTTTGCCAGATTCAGATTTTCAGCGATATAGGGAGAAGCCTCTATTTTGGTCATTCCCTTAGCTTTTGCTTTTTTGTACAATTTACGTACTGCATCATCCAAAAAATGACCAATTTTTTCCATAACGGTAATCGTATCGGCCTTTTCCTTGGGATGCATCCCTAGTTGGATGAGGTTGTTGAATAACTCGGTGGTATTTGTCATATTGAAATTCCCGGCAATGATAAGATTACGGTGCATCCAGTTGTTCTGTCTCAGGAAGGGATGTACATTTTCAACACTGTTGATTCCAAAGGTACCATAGCGCACATGACCAAGAAGTAACTCTCCGATATATGGAATGTTCTTTTTCTGAGCCGACACGTCATCCTTGTATTCAGGATGGGCTTCAAAATCCAGGTTTATACGCTCATTGATCTGAGCAAAAATATCCTGAATGGGCTGAGAAGCATTGGATCGTACTCGACTAATATAACGTTCTCCGGGAGCCACATCCAGCTTTATACTCGCAAAACCGGCGCCATCCTGCCCTCTGTTATGCTGCTTCTCCATCATGAGGTACATTTTATTTACCCCGTAGAACGCAGTACCGTACTTGTCCTTATAATACTGCAATGGTTTCAGTAATCGCACCATTGCAATCCCACATTCATGTTTTAAAGCGTCGCTCATTGTTGTTGAAAAAGTATTTCTAAATCTACAAAAAACGCCCTGAAAAATCAGGGCGCGTTATCATGTTAATTCTATTTCAAATTGTGTCAGGCTCTTAAACTGCTGCAAGCGCTGATGAATTTCTTTTTTGGATAACTCAAGCATCCGTTCTGTTCCAAAGCGCTCTACACAGAATGAGGCGAGACAGGACCCGAAGATCACCGCCTGTTTCATATTTTCAAAACTTATATCACCACTCTTGGCCAAAAATCCGGCAAAGCCTCCTGCAAAAGTATCTCCGGCTCCGGTGGGGTCAAAAACTTCTTCCAGCGGCAGGGCGGGTGCGTAAAACACATCGTTTTGGTGAAATAATAATGCTCCGTGCTCTCCTTTTTTAATAACCACATAATCGGGTCCCATCGCCATGATCTTTTGAGCAGCCACAACCAGCGAATATTCTCCGGTTAGCTGTCGTGCTTCCTCATCGTTTATCGTTATTACATCGACCTTTGCGATTACCTGCATCAACTCTTCAAGGGTGTTGTCCATCCAGAAGTTCATGGTATCGAGGATCACAAGTTTGGGGCTATCCATTTGTTCAATAACGCTCAACTGCACTAGTGGATGAAGGTTCCCAAGCATTACCACTTCTGCGTCTGTATATGCTGAAGGTACCTTCGGATTAAAATCGGCCAATACATTAAGCTCTGTTACTAAAGTGTCACGGGAATTCATATCATTGTGATATTTCCCGCTCCAGAAAAAGGTTTTTCCTTCTTCTACGATCTCGAGGCCTGAAACATCAATACCTTTGCTTTCGAGCATTGTTATATATTCCGAAGGAAAATCTCCCCCCACTACCGAAACAATGGCCGAGTCCACATTAAATTGTGCTGCGGAAAGACCGATATAAGTTGCGGCGCCACCCAAGATCTTATCGGTTTTCCCGAAAGGGGTTTCAATGGCATCGAAGGCAACGGTTCCAACTATTACTAACTTACTCATACAAGGGTTCTAAAAGAAGGTGCAAAGATACGGTTTTGTCTACAATTCTGCCAACAGCCGATATAAGTTTATTTTCTACCAAAATCTGCCGGAATTTCCCCCCAGGCTTTGGTTTCCCATTTTACGACCTTAGTAGTGTAACGGTTTGTTTTAAGCCAATTTTCGGCTCGTTCAATTAGTTCGAATAACTTTTTATTTTTTGTCGTTTGCTTCAGTTTGGTATTGCACTTTTTACGCTTTACCCAACCCATTGCGATCCGTGAATCGGTGTAGATTAAACGATCACTGTTATGTTGCTTCAGAAAGGCGAGTCCGTGTACAATGGCAAGAAACTCTCCTACATTATTTGTCCCTTGCAAAAAGGGTCCTTGATGAAAAAGTTGTTTATGAGTTTGCGTATCCACTCCGCGATATTCCATTTTCCCAGGATTTCCGCTGGAGGCAGCATCTACTGAAATGGAGAGTAAATTTGGTTCGCCAATTTTTGCCAGCTCTTCTTTGGATAGTGTTTTCTTCTTTGCCCCTTTTCCTTTATAATCGGCGTATTCCTTATTGTAAGCGGTCTTTGCTTCGGAAAATGTATCGAAGGATTTGTACTGGGCACCCTTAACACCGCTTATCGATCGCTTACATTCTTCCCAACTTCCGAAAATCCCAGCCGGATTTCCAAACCAAACCACATAGAATTTTTGTTTCTTTTTACTCATGAAGGGTAGTTTTTGCCTTCCCGCTCCTCTGAGGGATGGGAACTGAGTGGGAGGTCGTTTTCTTCTGAAACCAATATTTTTTCGATCACTTTCGGGAGCCACTTATATTCTAATTGGTGTACTTTTTCCGCTATGGTTTTGGCAGTATCGGAAGGGATAACAGCCGTAGTTGCCTGAAAGATGATAGCGCCCTCATCATAATGTTCATTTACATAATGGATCGTAATACCCGTTTCTTTCTCTTTGTGCTCCAAAACTGCCTGATGCACATGACTGCCATACATTCCCTTTCCTCCGTATTTTGGCAAAAGTGCGGGGTGGATATTGATGACCTTATTAGGAAACTCATGTAGAATGTGCGCCGGAAATTTTAGAAGAAAGCCTGCAAGAACTATGAGATCTGGATTCGTCTCTCGCAGTATATTTAAGACACCATCGGCTGCGTATAGATCTTCTTTATTGAAGTATAACGATTTGGTATTCAGCTGTTTGGAACGATCTAGTACTTTGGCATCCTTGTTGTTTGTAAGGACAAGAACTACCCTGGCAACTTCACCTTGTTGAAAGTATTGAATGATGTTTTGAGTATTGGTACCACTACCTGAAGCAAAAACCACAATGCGCTTCTTCATAAAAGTTGGTTTGGGGGTTTAGAAGTAAATTAGTAAATAAATAACAAAAGTAAGGCAATAGGGTTTTACTTCGCCCAAAATTGTTTAATTTGGTTTAATCTTTATAAATTTAATAGGTTTATATTTAAAGATCGAATACATAAAGAAGTCAATTATATTTAATTGATGTTTTTAATGAAGACAGTTCACATTTTATCTCTAAAATGGTGTTTTAAATTAAAAAATTTTATTTTTGCCACTTATAATTAAATTAAAAAATCAAGAATTATGTCAGACATTGCATCAAGAGTAAAAGCGATTATCGTAGACAAATTAGGTGTTGACGAAAACGAAGTTGTAAACGAAGCCAGCTTCACTAACGACTTAGGGGCCGACTCTTTAGATACGGTAGAGCTTATCATGGAATTTGAGAAAGAATTTGATATTCAGATTCCGGACGATCAGGCTGAAAACATTGCTACAGTTGGTCAAGCAATCTCCTATATAGAAGAGGCTAAATAAAACTACTTCTTTATGGAATTAAAGCGAGTTGTAGTAACAGGTCTTGGCGCCCTTACTCCTATTGGTAACTCTATTTCAGAATATTGGGATGGGTTAGTAAACGGGAAAAGCGGTTGTGCACCGATTACCTATTTTGATACTGAAAAGTTCAAGACAAAGTTCGCTTGTGAAATAAAGAATTATAATCCAGAAGATCATTTCGACAGAAAAGAAGCCAGAAAGCTAGATCGTTTTGCTCAGTATGCCCTTGTTTCATCAGATGAAGCAATAGAAGACGCAGGATTCAATCTCGATGAGATCGATAAATTCAGAGTCGGGGTAATATGGGGAGCAGGGATTGGCGGACTGGAAACTTTTCAGAATGAAGTAATAAATTTTGCAAAAGGGGATGGAACACCGCGTTTCAACCCCTTTTTTATTCCCAAAATGATAGCCGATATTGCCCCGGGTAATATTTCTATCAAACACGGGTTTATGGGGCCAAATTATACTACGGTATCTGCATGCGCCTCTTCGGCAAATGCAATGATCGATGCACTAAATTATATTCGGTTAGGTCATTGTGATATTATTGTCACTGGTGGAAGTGAGGCAGCCGTTACGCAAGCCGGAATGGGCGGGTTTAACGCCATGCATGCACTTTCTACACGAAATGACAGCCCCGAAACCGCTTCCAGACCATTCGACGCTACCCGCGACGGATTTGTATTGGGAGAAGGAGCAGGTGCTTTAATCCTTGAAGAATACGAGCACGCTAAGAAACGAGGTGCTAAAATATATGCCGAAATAATTGGTGGAGGAATGTCTAGTGATGCATATCATATGACAGCCCCACACCCCGATGGAATTGGAGTGGAACGTGTAATGCTGAATTGCCTCCGCGATGCCAACGTAAAACCGGAAGAGGTTGATGCCATTAATACTCATGGTACTTCAACACCACTGGGTGATGTTGCCGAATTAATAGCTATTGGAAAAGTATTTGGTGATCATGCTAAGGATATCAACATTAATTCTACCAAGTCTATGACCGGCCATTTGTTGGGAGCTGCCGGGGCCATTGAAGCTATTGCTTCTATACTTGCAATGCAACACGGCACGGTACCACCTACCATCAATCACACCACTGTGGATGAGAATATTGACCCGGATCTGAATCTTACACTCAACAAGGCACAGAAAAGAGACATTAAGATCTGCATGAGCAATACCTTTGGTTTTGGAGGGCACAATGCCTGTGTACTATTTAAAAGACATGAGGCCTAAAAAATGTAAATGGCATCAATTAAAAACATATTTAATTCTCGTTCTTCAACCGACGGGGATTTTTTTTATTCCTTAAAGAAAATTCTGGGATTTAAACCCAAGAACATTTCGATCTACGAAGAAGCATTTACACATCGTTCCATGAACGAGAAAAACGATGACGGGCACTCTCAAAACTATGAACGTTTGGAGTTTCTGGGTGATGCCATGATCGGGTCTGTGATCGCCTCTCATCTTTTTAAGGAAGTACCCGGAGGAAACGAAGGATATCTAACTAAAATGCGATCTAAAGTAGTTAGCCGGGAACATCTTAACGAATTAGGACGTGATCTAAACTTGATCAGTTTTGTAAAAACAACTATTCCTTTAAGTCAGTTTGGCGGCAATATCCACGGCAACGTCTTTGAAGCGCTTGTTGGGGCGATTTATCTCGACAGAGGATACAAATATGTGGAGAAGTTCATAAATAAGCGCGTGATAAAACCCTATGTCGACATACAGAAACTGGAAGGGAAGGTAATTAGCTATAAAAGCCTGTTTATCGAATGGTGCCAGAAAAATAAAAAGCCCTTTAAATTTTCGGTATATGAAGACACAGGCAATGATGCCCTTAAGCACTTTGCAGTTCGTCTGAAATTAGACAATGAAACTGTGGGAAAGGCCCGAGCCACCTCAAAGAAAAAGGCCGAAGAGCGCGCTGCAAAAAGAGCGTTTTTTAAACTTCAAAAAAGAATGGATACAGAAAGGGCCTGATTTTTTTTCTATGTGACGCCATTGTTATAATTTTAGTAAAAAATTGAATGGCACACCACAAACTCATACTGGACGACGATTTAAATGAGGATTATTCTCTTATCGCCATTCATTGCAGCGAAGAATCCTATAAAGTTGCGTATCTCTTAAACCGTTTTGCCTCTTTAAAATTAAAGCGAAAGCCTGTAGATCTGGAATATTCGAGCAAAGGGATGGACGTTACGTTTCCGGTATTCGAATTTGAACATACCATGTTCTATACCACTTACAATCTGGTTGCGAACAAATGTAAATCTTCACAGTTGCATACCAGTTCCAGTGGACTTTTCAGTGAGGATTTTTCAGACAGGTCTGTCGTGACCTATCTTATTCCGGAATACAAAAAAGTAGATTATTTTCTGAAAATACAATCAGATTTTGAGGTTATTCCGCTTCGCAAACTTATTTCAGAAATAAATGAAATAAAACAAGTAATTTCGGCATATAGTCTCGATCTTGATCAGATAAAGTCCAAGAACAATTTAATTTTTGATTAATGCCAGAATTTAAAAGAACAAAAATAGTAGCTACACTCGGACCCGCAACTTCAGAAAGAGCTGTCGTTAAACGAATGATCGAAGAAGGGGTAAATGTCTTTAGAGTAAATTTTTCTCATGCCGATTATTCAGATGTGAAAAGGAGTCTTAAGATGATCCGAAGTGTACAAAAGGAATTAAAGACATCTACGGCAATCCTGGCCGACCTGCAAGGCCCTAAATTGCGTGTTGGTCTCATGAAGGAAGAAGTGGTAGTTGACACGGGTGATGAGCTCTATTTTTGTACCGGAGAGGAATTTGAAGGCACCCGGGACCGCATTTATATGAATTACGATAACTTTCCCAAAGATGTAAATCCGGGAGAGCGCATTTTATTAGACGATGGAAAACTCATTTTTGAGGTACTTAAGACCAATAAAAAGGATGAAGTTAAGGCTAGAGTAATTCAGGGAGGTCCATTGCGTTCCAAAAAGGGAGTCAACCTTCCCAATACCTCCATTTCTCTTCCGGCACTCACGGCCAAGGATAAGGAAGACGCTATTTTTGCCATTTCTCAACAAGTAGATTGGATCGCTTTATCATTTGTTCGAAACAGCGACGACCTTAAGGAGTTGCAGGCGATCATCGAAGCACACAGTGAGTACAAGATTCCAATTATCGCGAAGATTGAAAAACCCGAAGCAGTTGAAAATATTGATAAAATTATCGCCTATTGCGACGGAATTATGGTTGCACGTGGAGATCTCGGGGTAGAGGTGCCTGCAGAGGAAGTCCCTTTAATTCAAAAAGAATTAGTGCTCACAGCAAAACGGGCCCGAATTCCCGTGATCATCGCTACACAAATGATGGAAACCATGATCACATCGCTCACCCCAACGCGGGCCGAGGTAAACGACGTGGCAAATTCGGTAATGGACGGTGCCGATGCCGTAATGCTTTCAGGAGAGACATCCGTAGGGAAGTATCCTGTAGAAGTGATCAAGACCATGTCTAATATTTTAAAACGTGTTGAAAATTCGGCTTTAATTCATGTTCCACAGGAACCACCACATATAAGAACCAATCGTTATATCACCAAATCGATCTGCTATCACGCGGCGCACATGGCGAATGAGATCGAAGCAAAAGCAATTTGTACGCTAACCAATAGTGGTTATACTGCCTTTCAGATCTCTGCCTGGCGTCCGTCTGCTCACATTCTGGTATTTACTTCCAATCACCGGATCCTTTCACGACTTAACTTGCTATGGGGAGTAAAGGCCTTCTTTTACGATAAATTCGTTAGTACCGACGAAACCGTTGAGGATGTAAACAAGATCGCCCGTGACTACGGATTCGTAGACAAGGGCGACTATCTGATCAATCTGGCAGCCATGCCCATAGCCGATAAAGGCATGGTTAATACGCTGCGGGTTTCACTTGTAAAATAAACCTATTCGATGGTCTCGGTTTCCGAGATCTTCATAGCCTCTCCGTCTTTTACGATAGAAACTGTTCTAGAAATGTTTTTTGCTTTATAGACATATTCTATTTTTTCTAAGCTATTGTCGTTACGACTAATGCGCAGTTCACTGGTCCAGATATCCTTTTTAGGTTTTTTATCCTTCACTGTTTCTTGATTGCTTCCTTTGGGATCGGGGAATGCAAGCTCTTTTGGAAAATCGAAGAGACGCTGTGCAACAAAATAGGCTTCGTGCCACTTTGTCGTCGGTAACATAAGAGTTTTGGTGGTAGATGGCTTACTTGCCGTTCCTCCTGCTGTTTCTTCAAAGGAGACGTTGGGGAACTGCTCTTTCAATTGGGTGGCATAGCCCGTAAAATTTATGTCGGGCTCCGGAGGAAAGAATCGCGACAGATAACCGTTAAATGCAAAACCCTTTTTGTGATTAAATTCTACTTCATCCATGCCTCCTTTAATTCCCCCTACGGTCATGGTGGTGTTTTTTTCAGGAGTCAACACTCGTACTTTGGTGCCATATGGCATTACGGAAAGCTTTTCACTATTGAGATTATTGAATTCACGGAGTGAAAGTCCGCTGAAGGCTGTTACATACAAATATTCCGGGGAAGTTTCAGATGCGTCGATATCGGCAACGGCAAGATCATTTGAAGTCGTGTCGGTTTCGGTGTCTTTGGTCTCATTGTTACACGAGATCATAAGGGCTGTAAGGGCAATAAACAGAATGGAAAATGCTACTTTTTTCATAACGATGTGGATTTAAGTTAATAATTATAAAGTAGCGGTTTTACATAAGTACGGGTTTTAACTAAGGTTGATCAAAAATCTAATTTTAACTGAACATCTACACTGTAATTTTGTTCTAAAGTTTTCTTTTTTTCCTGTTCGTTGTTGAGGGTGGATATTGAAATTCCCAACAACCGTACCGATTCCTGCATCTTTTCCTGAAATAACAAATCTTTAACAGTCTCCAAGATCAGTGATGCGGAAGACACAAAATGTGGTAAGGTCTTGCTTCTTGTTTGTAACGTAAAATCACTGTATTTAATTTTTAGCGTAATGGTTTTTCCAGCGATCTTGTTTTTTTTCAACCGGCGTTCTACTTCTTCGGCGATCTGTTTTAATCGTTCCAGCATAAAAACTTCGGAGGCGATATTTTCATTAAAGGTGCGCTCTGCAGCCAATGACTTCTGAATTCGCGAAGGCTTTACTGCGCTGTTATGACTTCCGCGAACGACCTGATAGTAGTATGTTCCGCTTTTTCCAAAATGTTCGGTTAAAAATGCTTCTGTCTTCGATTTCAGGTCTTTCCCGGTAAAAATCCCCAATCGATACATTTTTTCCTTGGTTACTTTCCCAACTCCGTAGAATTTTTTAATATCAAGTGCTTCCAGAAAAGGAAGAACCTCTTCTGGGGGTACTGTTTTTTGACCGTTGGGTTTATTGAAATCACTGGCAACTTTGGCGATAAATTTATTGATGGATATTCCCGCACTGGCATTAAGCCCTAATTTGTCCTTTATCTTCTTACGGATCTCCATCGCAATAAGGGTTGCGCTCGGATTTCCTTTTTTATTCTGAGTGACGTCCAGATAGGCTTCATCCATCGAGAGCGGTTCTACAAGATCGGTAT is from Constantimarinum furrinae and encodes:
- a CDS encoding amidophosphoribosyltransferase, giving the protein MSDALKHECGIAMVRLLKPLQYYKDKYGTAFYGVNKMYLMMEKQHNRGQDGAGFASIKLDVAPGERYISRVRSNASQPIQDIFAQINERINLDFEAHPEYKDDVSAQKKNIPYIGELLLGHVRYGTFGINSVENVHPFLRQNNWMHRNLIIAGNFNMTNTTELFNNLIQLGMHPKEKADTITVMEKIGHFLDDAVRKLYKKAKAKGMTKIEASPYIAENLNLAKILRKSAKDWDGGYAMAGLLGHGDAFVLRDPAGIRPAYYYKDDEVIVIASERPAIQTVFNVPFQSVHEIDPGHAVIIKKSGELQSSEILPPLERKSCSFERIYFSRGSDAEIYQERKELGRLVMPKVLKAIDHDTENTVFSFIPNTAETSFYGMLDAAQNELNKQKNEAILKEKETLTTERLLQIQEHKIRTEKIAIKDVKLRTFITEDSSRDDLVAHVYDVTYGVVKPEDNLVIIDDSIVRGTTLKKSILKMLDRLSPKQIVVVSSAPQIRYPDCYGIDMARLEALIAFRAALELHKDRGTYAIVEEIYNKCKQQTEMEDREVVNHVKELYAPFSDEEISDKIAELLSDESIKAKVKLIFQSVDDLHKACPKNLGDWYFTGDYPTAGGNRVVNRAYINFYEGNPERAY
- the rnc gene encoding ribonuclease III; this encodes MASIKNIFNSRSSTDGDFFYSLKKILGFKPKNISIYEEAFTHRSMNEKNDDGHSQNYERLEFLGDAMIGSVIASHLFKEVPGGNEGYLTKMRSKVVSREHLNELGRDLNLISFVKTTIPLSQFGGNIHGNVFEALVGAIYLDRGYKYVEKFINKRVIKPYVDIQKLEGKVISYKSLFIEWCQKNKKPFKFSVYEDTGNDALKHFAVRLKLDNETVGKARATSKKKAEERAAKRAFFKLQKRMDTERA
- a CDS encoding acyl carrier protein, with protein sequence MSDIASRVKAIIVDKLGVDENEVVNEASFTNDLGADSLDTVELIMEFEKEFDIQIPDDQAENIATVGQAISYIEEAK
- the fabF gene encoding beta-ketoacyl-ACP synthase II, with protein sequence MELKRVVVTGLGALTPIGNSISEYWDGLVNGKSGCAPITYFDTEKFKTKFACEIKNYNPEDHFDRKEARKLDRFAQYALVSSDEAIEDAGFNLDEIDKFRVGVIWGAGIGGLETFQNEVINFAKGDGTPRFNPFFIPKMIADIAPGNISIKHGFMGPNYTTVSACASSANAMIDALNYIRLGHCDIIVTGGSEAAVTQAGMGGFNAMHALSTRNDSPETASRPFDATRDGFVLGEGAGALILEEYEHAKKRGAKIYAEIIGGGMSSDAYHMTAPHPDGIGVERVMLNCLRDANVKPEEVDAINTHGTSTPLGDVAELIAIGKVFGDHAKDININSTKSMTGHLLGAAGAIEAIASILAMQHGTVPPTINHTTVDENIDPDLNLTLNKAQKRDIKICMSNTFGFGGHNACVLFKRHEA
- the purN gene encoding phosphoribosylglycinamide formyltransferase, producing MKKRIVVFASGSGTNTQNIIQYFQQGEVARVVLVLTNNKDAKVLDRSKQLNTKSLYFNKEDLYAADGVLNILRETNPDLIVLAGFLLKFPAHILHEFPNKVINIHPALLPKYGGKGMYGSHVHQAVLEHKEKETGITIHYVNEHYDEGAIIFQATTAVIPSDTAKTIAEKVHQLEYKWLPKVIEKILVSEENDLPLSSHPSEEREGKNYPS
- a CDS encoding IPExxxVDY family protein yields the protein MAHHKLILDDDLNEDYSLIAIHCSEESYKVAYLLNRFASLKLKRKPVDLEYSSKGMDVTFPVFEFEHTMFYTTYNLVANKCKSSQLHTSSSGLFSEDFSDRSVVTYLIPEYKKVDYFLKIQSDFEVIPLRKLISEINEIKQVISAYSLDLDQIKSKNNLIFD
- a CDS encoding ribonuclease H1 domain-containing protein, with translation MSKKKQKFYVVWFGNPAGIFGSWEECKRSISGVKGAQYKSFDTFSEAKTAYNKEYADYKGKGAKKKTLSKEELAKIGEPNLLSISVDAASSGNPGKMEYRGVDTQTHKQLFHQGPFLQGTNNVGEFLAIVHGLAFLKQHNSDRLIYTDSRIAMGWVKRKKCNTKLKQTTKNKKLFELIERAENWLKTNRYTTKVVKWETKAWGEIPADFGRK
- a CDS encoding SH3 domain-containing protein — encoded protein: MKKVAFSILFIALTALMISCNNETKDTETDTTSNDLAVADIDASETSPEYLYVTAFSGLSLREFNNLNSEKLSVMPYGTKVRVLTPEKNTTMTVGGIKGGMDEVEFNHKKGFAFNGYLSRFFPPEPDINFTGYATQLKEQFPNVSFEETAGGTASKPSTTKTLMLPTTKWHEAYFVAQRLFDFPKELAFPDPKGSNQETVKDKKPKKDIWTSELRISRNDNSLEKIEYVYKAKNISRTVSIVKDGEAMKISETETIE
- a CDS encoding PfkB family carbohydrate kinase, producing the protein MSKLVIVGTVAFDAIETPFGKTDKILGGAATYIGLSAAQFNVDSAIVSVVGGDFPSEYITMLESKGIDVSGLEIVEEGKTFFWSGKYHNDMNSRDTLVTELNVLADFNPKVPSAYTDAEVVMLGNLHPLVQLSVIEQMDSPKLVILDTMNFWMDNTLEELMQVIAKVDVITINDEEARQLTGEYSLVVAAQKIMAMGPDYVVIKKGEHGALLFHQNDVFYAPALPLEEVFDPTGAGDTFAGGFAGFLAKSGDISFENMKQAVIFGSCLASFCVERFGTERMLELSKKEIHQRLQQFKSLTQFEIELT
- the pyk gene encoding pyruvate kinase, which gives rise to MPEFKRTKIVATLGPATSERAVVKRMIEEGVNVFRVNFSHADYSDVKRSLKMIRSVQKELKTSTAILADLQGPKLRVGLMKEEVVVDTGDELYFCTGEEFEGTRDRIYMNYDNFPKDVNPGERILLDDGKLIFEVLKTNKKDEVKARVIQGGPLRSKKGVNLPNTSISLPALTAKDKEDAIFAISQQVDWIALSFVRNSDDLKELQAIIEAHSEYKIPIIAKIEKPEAVENIDKIIAYCDGIMVARGDLGVEVPAEEVPLIQKELVLTAKRARIPVIIATQMMETMITSLTPTRAEVNDVANSVMDGADAVMLSGETSVGKYPVEVIKTMSNILKRVENSALIHVPQEPPHIRTNRYITKSICYHAAHMANEIEAKAICTLTNSGYTAFQISAWRPSAHILVFTSNHRILSRLNLLWGVKAFFYDKFVSTDETVEDVNKIARDYGFVDKGDYLINLAAMPIADKGMVNTLRVSLVK
- the dinB gene encoding DNA polymerase IV; this translates as MENTFPVRKIIHVDMDAFYASVEQLDNPDLVGKPIAVGGSSVRGVVSAASYEARKFGVRSAMSGVAARRNCPDLIFVKPRFDRYKEISKAIRNIFYEYTDLVEPLSMDEAYLDVTQNKKGNPSATLIAMEIRKKIKDKLGLNASAGISINKFIAKVASDFNKPNGQKTVPPEEVLPFLEALDIKKFYGVGKVTKEKMYRLGIFTGKDLKSKTEAFLTEHFGKSGTYYYQVVRGSHNSAVKPSRIQKSLAAERTFNENIASEVFMLERLKQIAEEVERRLKKNKIAGKTITLKIKYSDFTLQTRSKTLPHFVSSASLILETVKDLLFQEKMQESVRLLGISISTLNNEQEKKKTLEQNYSVDVQLKLDF